The genomic stretch CCTGGATGGACGATGCGGACCACATGAATATGAGTTTGACGCCGATCGGATGGCTAGGAGCGCTTGATCCGGAGGATGGATGGCCAACAGTGTGCCAtgcagatttttttttcgaaatgggggaaatatcgccccagcttctgcatccaaaggatgcacacggctttttttattaaattattcacgaaaccttacaagaaaaaatacaaaagatcaaactcgaagcaaccttactatacctacagtgggatgaagagggtgacaatacaccaactcaaatcatccaaaactaaatgcTTTCTcagaccgcccaatagcaggtgagaaacacatccacacaagcagactctcagcgcacgccaacgcacatgccacaggagttgctcccgccgtcttcctcgactccatcttcaagagagatcaacgcattaaccttgcaagacctgccgtcgatgccaccatgacgccagacggctccaccctactgcacgtatacatcatcccgcatctgtcgtcaataccctgcagcaccatgccactgagactcagcgccaccaatgtggtagatgaacaccactccaccgaagtccgccaacatccagcagctgctccaaaaacgatgccccaagaggtagaacgatgcaggacgcgccgccatcgtccgatccggaagacccggacctagggtttcccctggagcagcacgagtgagaaaccGCAGACTGCGTCGACGATGCCTTCAGGAAGGGAGCGACGCGTGacaccgccatcgcccgccaagacCTTGGTCGAagctcggttttcaccggcagccacgcAACCCGACTCGTCGCAAACcggccgacctcctccggcgaaggaAAAGACCACCGCCGACGTGGCCAGAGCCGCTGCCCTGGGCGTCCTCAGGGATGCGGAAGTGGCCGAGGGGAACCACCGCGAGCCGTCGATGTAGAAGAGGGAGACGCTGCGCAGATGTCACCACCCGCCCAGCCCCAACGGGCCTAGATCGGGCCCGACATCTGCGCCGCCACGCCCGGGTCACCGTCGTCGGCCGAAGCTGCTCCGCCTAGGTCGCCACCCACCCCGCTCCACCATCGCTTGGAAGAAAgtagccgccgccgcgccgccttgaTCCGCGACCGAgggaaaccgccgccgccgccgtcacgccGCACAGGCTTTGCCTGGCGACGCccagggcagcggcggcggagggggatcTGCGCTGTGGAGGGCTCGGGAAGGTAGGGGATGGGCGccccggcgcggcgcggcggccgccgcgcggAGGCGGGCAGCTCCTGTCTGTGTGCCATGCAGATAGATCCGACGGCTAGAAGTCAGAGGTGGATAGCCTCCATAGAGTGTAAGAATGTTAACTTTAGATACTTGTGCACAAGCTATCTCGCCGGGTAGCTTGTATAAGAAGCTAAGCGTGAAGTAATTATACTtaattcaaatgaaaaaaagataTATCTCGAAGTATTAAGCAAACTCTAATATTGCAAAAGTTCGAACAAATAAGTGATCGAAGACCTCATCGTTAGGAAAAAATAACCAAATACATAGTTACAAAAATCCATCACGAGTCATGAAATTGTGCAAACTGTGGAAAAAAAATCATTGGCCGGATGAGAAATAGCTTGCCGGGCAGCAGATTAGGCAGCAGATTAGTCCACCGATACATCAAGTGCAATTATAATTTAGTACAGTACACTCTGATTAAGCGGTTCCATTTGTCATTCAACTATTTGCTAGTTCTTCAAGAATGGCTCAAATGACATCATCAAAATGTCATGACGAGGCACTGGCCTGCCTAGCTGACGATAAACAAGTGTAAGAAGAAAGGGACTGAGCTTGCCTTAAACTTCCAAACCCCGCTGGTACCTACCGCCAAAGGAAGCATAACCCTTGTTAATTAATTGATAGTATTTGTTTTTGCCTATCCTGTGATTTGTGAACGCTCGATCGCAGATCAGCACGCACTCGTCGATCACTTGATCCCTAGAAGAAAATGGAAAAGACAATCACCTTTTCTCAAATCCCTCAATTTAAAAAAGACTTTTCGTTCTGATGAATCTTCCCTAGTATGGATGGCCTCGGCAGGAACCAAAGAAAAACAAGCATGCTTCGTCCGCTGCATACATATGAATGCGCGTGTAGGCTTGATTGTGCAAACTGTGAAAAACAAATATATTTACCAGCAGGTTAAGACGAATTAGCTTACCAAGCAGATCACTCCACCGATTTATCGTGTGTCACGGTAGTTTAATTAGTGCACTAACTCAACGGTGAGCATTCAACCAGTTGCAACTTGTACCACAATGTCTCAAGTGAGGAATCATCAAAATGTCATCACGAGGCATCATCAAAATGTCATTACAGTGTAAACAAGTGTAGGAAGAAAAGGACATGTTAAAAATTGTACTTTACACTATACATGATTTGGCTTCCCCTAAACTTACCTTGTGCCAATTAAGTTAAACTGTTGGCGCaggaaaaaaaaggcaaaataaaatCTAAGCTTTGAGTCAAAACAATGGAGCCGTGTATGTGAGTTGTGTATTTACACTACTGCACCAGTTAGCTCAATGGCTAGCTTCTCTAAGCAGCTAAGTTTGGACGGCGTCTAGCGAGCGGTTGCATGCTCATTGGTTATTCTGAGCAGTCATCTTAAAATGGAGAGTGCTCACACAAATAGAAAAGTGTGACCAGCTATCAAAAATAGTAGGCTAGCTGATATCACTTtgttgttttcaaaaaaaactgtaacttttaaaccgtggggcaaaattacaatccgttttcacttttagaatgcgaacgacgagagcttcgaaatTAGACCATATTTTCATATATTTTTGCGGaattttttaacaagcaactttgatggGCGACAGAGCAACTTGTTGTGCACAAAAACAACTTTGATGTGCGGTAAAGCAACTTTAGTGTGCAAGAAAACACTTGATTCACATCGATGGTCGGCTTCACAACAGCTGCAACAACAACTCCTAATATTGCTCCGCAGGACACTAAAATTGCTCGGTCGAGTACCAAAGTTGATCTGCAGGACACTAAAAATTTCTCGGTCGGGTGCCAAAGTTGCTCTACAGGGTTCAAAAACTGCTCGCCGGGCACCAAAGTTGATCTGCAGGGCACTTAAGGTTCTTCATCGCACATTGAAATTGCTCTGATGGACACCAAAATTGTTTTCGGACACCAAAGTTGTGCttcgtgtaccaaaaagtgtacatgttcgttgcacaccaaagttgcttcatCGCACACCAAATTGTTTTATTGCACAATAAAATTGCTTTGTCGCGCATCAAagttgtttattaaaaaaattcgtcgaaacatatgaaactgtgatctagtttcgaagctctcgtcatAGGGATTTTAGTAGTGAAAACGAATTGTAATTTCGCTGCACGATTTAAAAGTTACGGTTTTTAAAAAAATGACACCTCATATTAGCTACCCTACCATTTCTTTACCATTTCTTTGACAGCTGGACATAAATAGTTATCCTCGTGCGTGTGCCCGGGACGTCCGTCCAGCATGGTCCGCCCGTAAAATTTCAGGAAATAAAATCTAAGCTTTGAGTCAAAACAATGGAGCCGTGTATGTGAGTTGTGTATTTACACTAGTGCACCAGCTAGCTCAATGGCTAGCTCCTCTAAGCAGCTAAGTTTGGAGTTATTACACTAGTGCACCGTGTATGTGAGTTGTGTATTTACACTCGTGACCCTCCAGCATTTAGACTTTCAAGAAATCACCTAAGGACCAACACAGGTACACCGCGCCTGCACAGGTTCCAGGGACGCATCTCGCTCTcccaccccgcgccgccgcctccctccccacGCGACCCCTCCTTGCACCGCCGCCCATCCACCCTCCTCCACCGTCCCCTCcctccccctctcctccctccccacCAGTTCTTCGCCCCAGGTCATTTCGCGCGAGGCGGCTCCGGGCGACGACCCAAACCCTAGAAAAAGGGAGCCGATCTTCCTCTTCCCGACCACTGCCGCCGTCGGGGTCGGCCGCGCCCGGCTGCCAAAGGcaggggcggtggtggcgcgcccatggactccccttcgcgcggaggcgggatctttcaggggggcggcggtggatggcgggtctggtggtggtggccttCGGCTACATCAGCTAGATCATGGCGGGGGACGCGGTGGTGTCGAGGAACTCGGAGGGGCTGAAGGGTGGCAGCGTGACCGGGCGGCGGCGGGAAGGTACATGGTCGCGAGGCGGCGGCAATGAGGTTCGGCCAGGCTATACTGGCGGGCAGCAGTCGGCCTTGTCCGCGTCGTGGGCATGCGTAGCCGCTATCCCGACGGTTGTCGGCCTCCACCggccgggttggaggaggaagatggaccgtAGTTCCCATACATGGCGGCGGTGTGGGGGGGGGGCGTCCGTTCCGGTTTTcacggtggtggtcctagggttcttctttcgcgaagtTTAAGACGTTTCGgatgccgatctttcttcatctagccggagtgatgagttccggaaggctccgatagcgaatggaacagtgcatcttttgcctggagttcacaGGTTCGAGCGGTATTCGAtcacgcacccatgcttttattccgaccgtttggttccgggggGAGTGGCGTGAAGTtatgttctgtgttgacatcaagagacttttggtccatggtgaagttagaagtagagaatatcatgaaggcgggATTGGGGGATTAGCCAAGGAAGGTCCAAGTCTTcgcgatgttgaggaacttgATTGGTGTTCCGAgattcgcagcagtggtatgacagtgggggcggcagcacatgtgaagtcaTCCTATCTTTCAGGTTGAAAACCCAAGGTTTCGCCTTAACTGGTTATGTGTGGCAATGATGTTGTTGGAGGTATTGTTTTGAgaatggggactatcttcagagtgaaaacctaagatttttGATCAGGCGACACGGCGCTGgtgctgttcccttcttggaggcgtcgcttttggagagtatttcaggtgttatcttggtggtaaatgtattgttgttgttagaccTAGGATACTgtggcgggacttttatttcttggtttcttttctcttttttgttgtgTGCTTCTGTAATGCTAGTAGGGTGTTGcattgttgcagagactgggtataattggtatcttctgatattaatatattttctttatcaagaaaaagaaatcacctAAGAGTTCTTCACATTGTTGCGCTAATGTCGTACAATCCGCAGTATGGGCTGCCGAGTCCGGCATACTCTCCCATATAGGcagctgcttcttcttgttgatcCATAAAAGTGTATGTAAGTGACTCAACTGTTAACCTTTATTTGCACTAATACTCGTTTCCTCATGAATATTAACTATAGTAGGTTAACTTTTGTGTAGCTCGCCGGAAGGAAGACTCGCCGCTCCTCTTGTCAAAGGTTCGACGAGTGCTGCTACATCTCATGTTCCAACTGGTTCACTTTTTCTGCTGCTACTTTGTGTTTAcagcaaaggaaaagaaaacaacGTACAAAATCTTGTATTGCTGTGCTTTTGATGTGTTTTACATGGCTTTGTGGTAACGTGACTTACCATTGCTTCTTTCAACTGTGTACTGCTTTTCCtggcattttttttttcttatataCTTCTACTGAGACTGTTCTGAAACCAGTTGGCTCGTGATTTCATAATGATGGGcattcattttaattttcatatACATGGCTACAACCGTAGCTGCTGGCTGTAACTCACTAGCCAGTCGGCATCCTGGATATACTGGCTTGTACATGCCCTGTTTCAAAGACAATTTGGATCCCAGTTTAAATTTGTAATAGTCCttgtgatccataataagtgtcagggTTTAGTGCAAAAATGTTTTGGAGCAGCAAATTCTCCTTGGGAACTCACAGTAAGAAGTCCGTACAGTTTTATGCATTCGTTGTTCTCGTCTCTTCAGATTTATATGATTGTCAACATGAACTATTGCCTTTCCATGAAGAGCAGACATTTATTTCGTTGCTGTTGAGAAACCACAGCTTTATCTGTTCATCAACACACTGCAGGTTCTCGTACACGCAGATAAACTTATCCTGCTCAACCGTGCACGTTTGTCATGAACCAGAATCGGTTGCTCGGTTTTGAATGCACCAGGCTATGTGTTCTTCTACACAAtgtctgaacttctcctgtgcttCTCCCCTGCTGCAGCCTGCAATAGAGAAACGCCCCTTCTTTTCTGTACCAACTGAGCTCTAGGTCGGGGAGAGTCGAAGGAAGAAGAGTAAGGGGAAGAGCCTATCTTCTACTTCGGGAAGAAGCAGGGGGGCGTTTCTTTATTAtctgattttagtttttttattgTTTTATGTAGATCAGGAATGTATAATCCAAATTACTAATGTACTCTTTCAACTGCTATATGGATCTACCTTTTATTGGGTTTTTTCCGTGTCAACTTAACTAGGAATCTGTCCATGTCAAACCTCAGACATAGTCATAATAACAAGCTCaaacacaaacaaataaaaattcaGGCACAagtaatagaaaagaaaacaatcaAAATCCGGAACAATACAAGAGTGAAatggaggaggggaggaggaatCCGCCCACACAAACACAAACGTGGGTGTCGTCAGTCCGAGAACCATTGGTGTGTCCATTATTTATTTATGCAACACGCTACTAGCATACATGCATGTGTAGCCACATGCTTATTATGTACGTAGCCTAGTATGGACTCTGCCCCACCACGTTGCCCGGTGGGTCGTAGCTGCAGATGAGAAAGACACCAACGTCGCCATCGCAAATGACACCGGCGCAGCCAATGAACTTCGTGTCCCTCCACACCAGCTGAGTGTATGCATCACACGACTCACCGGGAGGCGCTGAGCAGGTGTTGGTGGCATGGTCGTAGTACTGCTTTTCCAACACCCAAAAGTCCACGGCGTCGACCTCCTTCCATTCTGTCCCGTTGGCCCCGACGATGTTCTCTCCGTATGGACGGCCCTGTGGAGAGAATTCCACCAAACAGTCGCCACGGCGCTTCTCCGCCCACGCCTCTGCGTACGCGGCCACCGTGGGGTCCCATGACACTGGCGGCACACTAACGTTGGTGCGTACCGCGTTGTGGGCATCCACCATGTCTTGTTCCATGTTCTGGGCGGTGACGATCATGGCAGATGCGAGAGCTAAGAGCATCACTGCCGCTAGCTGCTTCATCGAGTACTCCATCTACGCTATGCCTCCCTAAAAATTCAAGGCAATAAGTGTGGGTATGAGGGTCGATGAGATGGGCTGCCACGGTGAGTTGTGTATTTATACTACTGTCCACGCTACTTGATGGGTAGCTTCTCTAAGCAAGTAAGCTTGGAGTTATTATACATGATTCAAGTGGGAAGGAAAAAAGAAATCTTGACCTGGTGGGCAAATTCCAATAGTCGAAAAGTTCAACCCAATCTCTAATCGGAGACTTCATCGTTAGGATAAAGTACCCAGAGACCTAGTTACAAAAATTCAACATGTGTCGTGGAATTGTGCAAAATGTTAAAATTCCATGTATTAATATTGGCAGGTTGAGAACTAGCTAGCTTCCCAGCATATTACTCCGTCAATTCATCTTGTGTGATGGTAGTTTAGTGCACTGATTCATCGGTTCCATTTGTTGAGCATTCAAGTATTTGCTACTTGTACAAGAATGGCTCAAACGGGCATCATCGAAATTTCAGCACGAGGCATTGGCGTACCCAGCTGTCTACATAGGCACATGCATATACGTATCCTGGCAGGCTGTAGCTGCGAACGCCAGTGCAGTTGGCATGGCGTTTCTGCGCGAACGCGTCCCCTGTGATGTCCCACGACACCTGTGGCACACCGACATTGGCGCGCACCGTGTTGTGGGCGCCACGAGAGCTAAAAGCAGCACTGAAGCTAGGTGCTTCGGCAAGTACTTCATGTGCGCCATGCGTCCCTACAAAGTCAAGGAAATAAGTATGTGAGTGTGCCTCTGTGAGGTGATGAGATGGCCGGACTGCTATGGTGAGTTGTGCATTTACTCTACTGCACAAGCTAGCTCGACATGTAGATGCTTGGAGTCAATTAGAGTTGTTTCAAATGGAAAAGGCATATCTTAACCTACTAGGCATATTCCAATAGTCGAAAAGTTCAACCCAATAATTAATTGGAGACCTCACCGTCAGGAAAAAGAGACGTAGTTACAAAAATCTAACTGGGTCGTGGGATTGTGCAAACCGggaataaatttttttttttattggCAGGATGAGAAATAGCTTCCCGAAGAGCACATTAGTCCGCCAATTCATCGTATCTACTAATAGCATTCAACTATTTGCTACTTGTAGAAAAATAGCTCAAATATGGAGCAAGTGGTATCATCAAAGGCAAGTTGAGACGAATtgggggtgtttggtgtggctttttttggcttttggctttggcaaaagccaccaaaagcacctaaataggtgctttttttggcttttggattttggaagccaaaatggcttccaaaatccaaaagccaaaaaaagcacctatttaggtgcttttggtggcttttgccaaagccaaaagccaaaaaaagccacaacaaacACCCCCTTAACTTTCTGTTTGATTCATCCTGTGTCATGGCACTTTAATTAGTGCACTGATTCAACGGTGAAAATTCAACTGGTTGCTACTTGTACAACTATGGATCAAGTGGTATCATCAAAGTGTCATCACGAGGTATCATCCAAATGTCACTGCCATATAAACAAGTGTTAAGAAGAAAAATACAAGTTAAAACTTATATTTTACCCTACACATGATTTGGCTTCACTTAAACTTTCCTTGAGCCAATTGCAGTAAACAAGTCAAAAGAAAATTTAAGCTGGGGGTTGGTTTCATCAATCGTATCCTGACCTGCCAAATCTCACGACGGCCTGCCTAATGTAAAAGAAATAAGAAATGAGAGAACAATCGTTTCCTTCCATTGCTAGCTTAACCAGATCGTGGCTTCTCCTACCTCCATCGTGGCTTCTCCTACCTCAGAAAATAAACAAGCACACGGATCGATAACTGCATGCTCCTTCTTTTTCTTCGAACTAAACTTGGTATTATGGAAGaccagatgacccgttgcgccacCAACGCAGGTGATGAAATCAGACCGGAATTAAGACCATAAGTTTTATCTGCAGGCGGTGAAATCAGGCCGGAATTTAGACCATAAGTTTTATCTTGTTTTAGAGCTAACAAATGTCGCACTGAAGCAACTTTATTTTTATAAGTTTTTTACAGGTAGCATTAGCACCATGCAATAAGAAATTTAGCTCGTGTGCACTGTATATGGACACTACAGACTTCAGCATATACAAAAGAGGTACCACTAGATTTTTCTAATAAAAAATAGGTCCCATTAGATGGTCAAAGCGGAAATTCATAAAATATCAAGAGAAAATTCTTCTTCCTCCCTAGGTTGATATGCAGAATAATGGCTCCAATAAATAAACTAAGTATGCATCCGATATCCGTAGTTTCAGTGAGATTTCAAACCCTAAACCTATTTGGCAGTGAAGCACATTGTAAATAATCTGAAGAGGACACTGCAGAATGCAATTTCATTTTGACACAACTTTCCCATGTCACTTTACTAAAAATCTCCTCTGTTTTGTCAAATTGTTCCAGAGATCAACTATGAAATGTGCAAACAGACTCAAGTCTTCGATAAGAAAGTAGGCCTCAGAGTGAAACAATTCCTTTATGTTGTAGAACATGTGATTCCACAtcccaaaaaggaaaaaaatccaCCTACATCAGATACTAACTTATTGCAGTTCGAAAATATTCATATTCAGCATGCTTCCATCAGGTAAAGGTTGAGTATTCCATGATCAAGGAGTTGCCGCTGGAGAATATTCATGAAATTGGtcataaaataataatatttAGACCTAGATAATATAGATGGGGGAAAATAATAACTGGAGAGAGTTTACGCTACTACCATTTTTCAATAGGGAGCTAAAATGAAATACAAAATATAGATAGTAAAATAATACACCATCAGTTTCCAGTGCTGGCATAAACTAAATACAAAAATAGAAAGCAAATTCACTCAAAGTAAAATCTTATTTGAGTAAGGTGTAATATTATAAGGAGAACCCAAAATTGGTGGTAAGAAATAATTAAATTTTAATAAGTACGGATAACCCAGTATACAGTATAAATCGAAAGAAAATTACCTTACCAAGATCAGTACTACCATTTTCTGTTGTTTCCGTTTTCCAGCAGTTTAGGGTTGCTTATAAATGTTGGATTGCCAATCCTATTCTTTGTAGTCTTAAATTTTTATTGGTATGCATGTATACAAAACGACCATCAATAGTTTTGTTAACAACAGAATATTGCATGCATAATAAAACAACCATCAAATGTGTGCATGGTATGGTTGGGTTCAAACACATGAATGGCCACTTTAAGTTCATATATAAACTACATACTAAATTTGCAAGCATGCGAACTTAAAAGTAAATGTTAACATGAGAAAATGAAAAGAGATGCTTTTCCCCATTATCTTTTGAAGAATAATCTGTGGAGTTTTGTATTAGTCCAAAGCAAACAGTTCTACACATGGAAGATTGTAATGTTACATATAGTTGGATAAGTCATGTATTACATCTAATTTAGACGGTGGCATGCACAAGCAGGCAGACATGGCTTCTGTAAGATCAATGCTACCATGGCTATTTTACTTATCATTATGTACATGAACTCACTGTGTACATGGACTGATGCAAAGTCATGGACTCGTCATTGAACTAACTGGTTCATATGGACTGATGTGAAATATGATTATTAGTAATACTTAGATTCCCAAGAAAATTATAAATTCCCATGGATGCCTAGATAGGGAACTGATAGGGCATACATTGTAGAGATTGGAGGTAGTGGAGTTGAAGGAGGACGATCTTTGGAGGGGATTGGGGGTGAAGTCGCTATAGGAGATATTCGCAGTGGTACCGATTCGATTACTTTGAGGGGCGAGGGAAATCAACCTTGAACAGGGGTGGAATCTATTTACACGGTATTTGTTTGTAGGGTATTGCTACCAAAGACAAGTAACATGTTGTGATGCCGTTGTAATCAGATGAAGATCAAAAATCTCTGAAGAAACACGTCCCCGGTGTCTTTCTTTTCGGCTGGAAAAATTACGTGGCAAATAAAATAAAGTTGGACCATTGGTTATGCAAAGCATCTAACTGGTTGGCAGTGGCAAAATTAAATTGCTTGATACGCCGGAAAATTAGATATTGGAGCCCAAATTTTCAGACTCATGCGCTATTGGTTTTTGGTACCAGGCAGACTGCGCGAGACGAACATACTATCCCCGAAATAAGCCCATCCTCGCCGCATTCCGGTATTTCCTAGCTGTTCCTCTCAACTAGTCCAAATGAGAGATGTGGCGGCGTGGGCAGCTTGCTTGCTGGTGTGCATCGGTAGTCCGCTGCACACGGCTCCATTGAACTAGCCGGTCGGCGTTGGGACGCGCCAGCGGCGGAGGGCCATCATACGCCACCACATGCAGGTCGTTACAATCAATTTTCTTCCCTACTCGCCATCGCCGAAGCAGGGGAGAGCCGACCAGCAGAGGAGATGGTGGCCGATGCGCCAGAGATGGCTCCATCCTGGGTGTCTCCTCTCATGAGCTGAGCCATGGACAAGGTTGTATCTCGCTCATTTCAACGGGGATATCCTTCGACAAGAACAATGCTGAGATACATGCACAAAGTCATATATATCAGATTACCTAGTTTAGTATTTACTGTGGAATTCATATTCCTCTTTCTAGTATGTACAATCTAAGGTCTAGGTCGGGGA from Lolium rigidum isolate FL_2022 chromosome 4, APGP_CSIRO_Lrig_0.1, whole genome shotgun sequence encodes the following:
- the LOC124705440 gene encoding pathogenesis-related protein 1-like gives rise to the protein MEYSMKQLAAVMLLALASAMIVTAQNMEQDMVDAHNAVRTNVSVPPVSWDPTVAAYAEAWAEKRRGDCLVEFSPQGRPYGENIVGANGTEWKEVDAVDFWVLEKQYYDHATNTCSAPPGESCDAYTQLVWRDTKFIGCAGVICDGDVGVFLICSYDPPGNVVGQSPY